A window of the Brassica oleracea var. oleracea cultivar TO1000 chromosome C1, BOL, whole genome shotgun sequence genome harbors these coding sequences:
- the LOC106329704 gene encoding protein yippee-like At3g11230 produces the protein MGRLFLVNLEGKSYSCRHCNTNIALCSDVVSKSFQSRHGKAYLFRKVANVYAGEKEDRMMMTGMHTVVDIYCVKCGSYLGWRYEFAFEKSQKYKEGKSVLERYKVCGPDENNYLVVAQEVEAGETDTDE, from the exons ATGGGGAGATTGTTCTTGGTGAATTTGGAAGGAAAGTCATACAGTTGTAGGCACTGCAACACTAATATTGCTCTCTGTTCTGATGTCGTCTCCAAG TCTTTCCAATCTCGCCATGGGAAAGCTTACCTCTTCCGTAAGGT AGCGAATGTGTATGCTGGGGAGAAGGAAGATAGGATGATGATGACCGGCATGCACACGGTTGTTGATATTTACTGCGTCAAATGCGGCTCTTATCTTGGATGGCGATAT GAGTTTGCTTTTGAGAAGAGCCAAAAGTACAAGGAAGGCAAATCTGTTCTTGAAAG GTACAAGGTTTGTGGTCCGGATGAGAACAATTACTTGGTGGTGGCTCAAGAAGTTGAAGCTGGAGAAACTGATACTGATGAATGA
- the LOC106300651 gene encoding PHD finger protein ALFIN-LIKE 2-like, producing MAAAVSSNPRTVEEIFKDYTSRRAALLRALTKDVDDFYSQCDPEKENLCLYGHPNESWEVNLPAEEVPPELPEPALGINFARDGMQRKDWLSLVAVHSDCWLLSVSFYFGARLNRNERKRLFSLINDLPTLFDVVTGRKPIKDNKPSSDSGSKSRNGGTKRSIEGQPKNTTPKLMEERYEEEEDEEEEDEHGDTLCGSCGGNYTQDEFWIGCDVCERWYHGKCVKITPAKADSIKQYKCPPCCAKKGGRQ from the exons ATGGCCGCCGCCGTCTCCTCTAACCCTCGCACCGTCGAAGAGATCTTCAAAGATTACACCTCTCGCCGCGCCGCTCTTCTTCGCGCTCTAACCAAAG ATGTTGATGATTTTTACTCTCAATGCGATCCGG AGAAGGAGAATTTGTGTTTGTATGGACATCCGAATGAGTCGTGGGAAGTGAATCTACCGGCGGAGGAAGTTCCACCGGAGCTACCTGAGCCAGCGCTTGGTATCAATTTCGCTAGAGATGGTATGCAGAGGAAAGATTGGCTCTCTCTCGTGGCTGTCCATAGTGATTGTTGGTTGCTCTCTGTTTCTTTCTACTTTGGTGCTCGCCTTAATCGCAACGAGAG GAAGCGGCTATTCAGTCTGATCAACGATCTCCCAACTCTCTTTGATGTAGTGACTGGTAGGAAACCCATCAAAGACAATAAACCAAGCTCAGACTCCGGAAGCAAATCCAGAAACGGTGGCACTAAG AGATCAATAGAAGGGCAGCCAAAGAACACAACACCAAAACTGATGGAAGAGAGGTACGAAGAGGAGGAGGATGAAGAGGAAGAAGACGAGCATGGAGACACTCTCTGTGGAAGCTGTGGAGGCAATTACACACAAGACGAGTTCTGGATTGGCTGTGATGTTTGTGAGCGTTGGTACCATGGAAAATGCGTTAAGATCACTCCCGCCAAAGCAGACAGCATCAAGCAGTATAAATGCCCTCCTTGCTGTGCAAAGAAAGGAGGAAGACAGTGA
- the LOC106330541 gene encoding GDSL esterase/lipase CPRD49-like: MVGLSRPQIVLFGSSIVQMSFGHGGWGAILSEVYARKADIILRGYYGWNSTRALEVVDKVFPKDALVQPSLVVVYFGGNDSMGPHPSGLGPHVPLTEYVDNMKKIALHLQTLSDSTRIIFLSCPPVDEAKVRQNQSPYLSEVIRTNELCKTYSDACVELCKELGLQVVDLFSTLQKVDDWETVCFTDGIHLSAQGSKLVAAEILKVVKEAEWRPSLHWKSMPTEFSEDSPYDLVSADGKTTLNSSEWTYFWEEQWE; encoded by the exons ATGGTTGGACTGTCGCGGCCTCAGATCGTTCTTTTTGGATCCTCCATCGTCCAGATGAGCTTCGGCCACGGAGGTTGGGGCGCCATTCTCTCCGAGGTCTATGCTCGTAAG GCAGACATCATTCTGCGGGGATATTATGGATGGAACTCAACTCGTGCTTTGGAGGTTGTTGACAAAGTGTTCCCCAAG GATGCCTTGGTACAACCTTCTTTGGTAGTTGTCTATTTTGGAGGAAACGACTCAATGGGACCTCACCCTTCTGGTCTAGGACCTCACGTGCCACTAACTGAATATGTTGATAACATGAAGAAGATCGCTCTTCATCTTCAG ACCCTTTCAGACTCAACTCGTATCATATTTCTAAGTTGCCCTCCAGTGGACGAAGCCAAAGTTCGTCAAAACCAGAG CCCATACTTGAGTGAGGTAATCCGCACAAATGAGCTATGCAAGACGTATTCAGATGCTTGTGTGGAGCTATGCAAAGAGCTAGGCTTACAAGTAGTTGATCTCTTCTCCACTCTTCAAAAAGTGGATGACTGGGAAACCGTTTGCTTCAC AGATGGGATTCATTTGTCAGCACAAGGAAGCAAACTGGTGGCTGCAGAGATACTGAAAGTGGTTAAAGAAGCGGAGTGGAGACCTTCGCTTCACTGGAAATCGATGCCAACAGAATTCTCAGAGGACTCTCCTTATGATCTTGTTTCAGCAGATGGCAAAACGACGTTGAACTCTTCGGAATGGACGTACTTCTGGGAAGAACAATGGGAGTAA
- the LOC106328851 gene encoding splicing factor 3B subunit 3-like encodes MYLYSLTLQQATGITCAINGNFSGGKAQEIAVARGKILDLLRPDENGKIQTIHSVEVFGAIRSLAQFRLTGGQKDYIVVGSDSGRIVILEYNKEKNVFDKVHQETFGKSGCRRIVPGQYLAVDPKGRAVMVGACEKQKLVYVLNRDTAARLTISSPLEAHKSHTICYSVCGVDCGFDNPVFAAVELDYSEADQDPTGQASSEAQKHLTFYELDLGLNHVSRKWSEPVDNGANMLVTVPGGADGPSGVLVCAENFVIYKNQGHPDVRAVIPRRADLPAERGVLVVSAAMHKQKTTFFFLLQTEYGDVFKATLDHDGDHVSELKIKYFDTIPVAASICVLKLGFLFAASEFGNHGLYQFQAIGDEPDVESSSSNLMETEDGFQPVFFQPRRLKNLVRIDQVESLMPLMDMKILNLFEEETPQIFSLCGRGPRSSLRILRPGLAISEMAVSQLPGQPSAVWTVKKNVSDEFDAYIVVSFTNATLVLSIGETVEEVNDSGFLDTTPSLAVSLIGDDSLMQVHPNGIRHIREDGRINEWRTPGKRSIVKVGYNRLQVVIALSGGELIYFEADMTGQLMEVEKHEMSGDVACLDIAPVPEGRQRSRFLAVGSYDNTVRILSLDPDDCLQILSVQSVSSAPESLLFLEVQASIGGDDGADHPASLFLNSGLQNGVLFRTVVDMVTGQLSDSRSRFLGLKPPKLFAISVRGRSAMLCLSSRPWLGYIHRGHFHLTPLSYETLEFAAPFSSDQCAEGVVSVAGDALRIFMFDRLGETFNETMVPLRYTPRKFVVHPKKKLLVIVESDQGAFTAEEREAARKESFQAGGAGENGNGSADQMENGGDDEDKEDPLCDEQYGYPKAESEKWVSCIRVVDPKTADTTCLLELQDNEAAYSVCTVNFHDKEYGTLLAVGTVKGMQFWPKKRLVAGFIHIYRFVEEGRKLELLHKTQVEGVPLALCQFQGRLLAGIGPVLRLYDLGKKRLLRKCENKLFPNTIISIQTYRDRIYVGDIQESFHYCKYRRDENQLYIFADDCVPRWLTASHHVDFDTMAGADKFGNIYFVRLPQDVSEEIEEDPTGGKIKWEQGKLNGAPNKVDEIVQFHVGDVVTCLQKASMIPGGSESIMYGTVMGSIGALHAFTSRDDVDFFSHLEMHMRQEYPPLCGRDHMAYRSAYFPVKDVIDGDLCEQFPTLPIDLQRKIADELDRTPAEILKKLEDARNKII; translated from the exons ATGTATCTCTACAGCTTAACCCTCCAGCAGGCGACGGGAATCACCTGCGCGATCAACGGCAACTTCTCCGGCGGAAAGGCGCAGGAGATCGCCGTCGCTCGCGGCAAGATCCTCGATCTCCTCCGCCCCGACGAGAACGGTAAAATCCAGACGATTCACTCCGTGGAAGTCTTCGGCGCGATTAGATCCCTAGCTCAGTTTAGGTTAACCGGCGGCCAGAAGGATTACATAGTCGTAGGGTCGGATTCGGGTAGGATAGTGATCTTAGAGTACAACAAGGAGAAGAACGTTTTCGATAAAGTTCACCAGGAGACGTTCGGGAAGTCGGGGTGTAGGAGGATTGTCCCTGGGCAGTACTTGGCGGTTGATCCCAAGGGGAGGGCTGTGATGGTTGGAGCGTGTGAGAAGCAGAAGCTTGTGTACGTGTTGAATAGAGATACAGCTGCTAGGTTGACGATTTCGTCTCCCTTGGAGGCTCATAAGTCTCATACGATTTGTTACTCTGTGTGTGGGGTGGACTGTGGGTTTGATAATCCTGTGTTTGCAGCTGTTGAGCTTGATTACTCTGAGGCGGATCAGGATCCGACTGGGCAGGCGTCTAGTGAGGCTCAGAAGCATTTGACTTTCTATGAGCTTGATCTCGGGCTGAACCATGTTTCCAGGAAGTGGTCTGAGCCTGTTGATAATGGTGCGAATATGCTTGTGACTGTTCCTGGAGGAGCTGATGGGCCGAGTGGGGTTTTGGTTTGTGCTGAGAATTTCGTTATTTATAAGAATCAGGGTCATCCGGATGTGAGGGCTGTGATTCCTAGGAGAGCTGATTTGCCTGCTGAGAGAGGGGTGTTGGTGGTTTCTGCTGCTATGCACAAGCAGAAGACGACTTTCTTCTTTCTTCTCCAGACCGAGTATGGCGATGTTTTCAAGGCTACTTTGGATCATGATGGGGATCATGTGTCTGAGTTGAAGATCAAGTATTTTGACACTATTCCTGTCGCTGCGTCCATATGTGTGTTGAAGCTGGGGTTTCTTTTCGCTGCTTCGGAGTTTGGTAACCATGGTTTGTATCAGTTTCAGGCGATAGGGGATGAGCCCGACGTGGAGTCTTCTTCCTCTAATCTGATGGAGACTGAAGATGGGTTTCAACCTGTTTTTTTTCAGCCGAGAAGACTTAAGAACCTTGTTAGGATTGACCAAGTCGAGAGTCTGATGCCGCTCATGGACATGAAAATCCTTAACCTCTTTGAGGAAGAAACCCCTCAGATCTTCTCACTCTGTGGACGGGGTCCCCGATCCTCTCTGAGGATACTGAGGCCTGGTTTAGCCATCAGCGAGATGGCCGTCTCTCAGCTTCCGGGTCAGCCAAGTGCGGTGTGGACAGTGAAGAAGAATGTGAGTGATGAGTTTGATGCGTATATCGTTGTCTCCTTCACCAATGCTACCCTGGTTCTTTCAATTGGTGAAACAGTTGAAGAAGTCAACGACAGTGGGTTTCTTGATACCACCCCTTCCCTTGCCGTGTCTCTGATTGGTGATGATTCGCTCATGCAAGTCCATCCCAATGGTATCCGCCACATAAGGGAAGATGGGCGTATTAATGAATGGAGAACTCCTGGCAAGAGGTCGATTGTCAAAGTTGGATATAACCGGCTTCAAGTGGTGATTGCGTTGAGTGGTGGAGAGCTAATTTATTTTGAGGCAGATATGACTGGTCAGCTGATGGAGGTGGAGAAACATGAAATGTCTGGGGATGTGGCCTGCCTGGACATTGCGCCTGTTCCTGAAGGAAGACAAAGATCCCGCTTCCTTGCTGTGGGATCCTATGATAACACAGTGCGTATTCTGTCTCTGGACCCAGATGACTGTCTGCAGATTCTCAGCGTGCAGAGTGTCTCTTCCGCTCCAGAGTCTTTGCTGTTCCTCGAAGTTCAAGCATCAATTGGTGGGGATGATGGTGCTGATCACCCGGCTAGCCTCTTCCTTAACTCTGGTCTGCAGAACGGTGTTTTGTTCAGAACGGTGGTTGATATGGTGACTGGTCAGCTTTCTGATTCTCGTTCTCGGTTCTTGGGGCTGAAGCCACCCAAGTTATTCGCCATTTCTGTGAGAGGTCGGTCTGCGATGCTGTGTTTGTCTAGTCGACCTTGGCTTGGTTATATACATCGGGGACACTTCCACTTGACGCCTCTCTCTTACGAGACTTTGGAATTTGCTGCCCCTTTTTCATCTGATCAGTGTGCTGAAGGTGTCGTCTCTGTTGCCGGGGATGCTCTCAGAATTTTCATGTTTGATCGTCTTGGGGAAACGTTCAACGAAACCATGGTTCCTCTGAGGTACACGCCTAGAAAGTTTGTTGTACATCCCAAGAAGAAGCTGCTAGTTATCGTTGAGAGTGACCAAGGAGCATTTACCGCAGAAGAGCGTGAAGCGGCAAGAAAGGAAAGCTTCCAGGCCGGTGGAGCAGGAGAAAATGGTAATGGCAGTGCAGATCAGATGGAGAATGGTGGGGACGATGAGGATAAGGAAGACCCGCTCTGTGATGAGCAGTATGGTTATCCCAAAGCCGAGTCAGAAAAGTGGGTCTCTTGCATCAGAGTTGTTGACCCTAAGACAGCTGATACAACTTGTCTACTGGAACTTCAAGACAACGAAGCTGCTTACAGTGTCTGTACAGTGAATTTCCACGATAAAGAGTATGGTACTTTGCTAGCTGTTGGCACAGTCAAAGGGATGCAGTTCTGGCCCAAGAAGAGACTAGTGGCTGGGTTCATACATATTTATAGGTTTGTGGAGGAAGGGAGAAAACTTGAGCTGCTTCATAAGACTCAAGTGGAAGGTGTTCCTCTTGCATTATGCCAGTTCCAGGGAAGACTGCTGGCAGGAATCGGACCTGTGCTTAGATTGTATGACTTGGGGAAAAAGAGACTGCTTAGGAAATGTGAAAACAAGCTCTTCCCAAACACCATTATCTCTATCCAAACTTACCGTGACCGTATCTACGTTGGTGACATTCAGGAG TCATTCCATTACTGCAAGTACAGGCGCGATGAGAATCAGTTATACATATTTGCCGATGACTGTGTGCCGAGATGGCTGACAGCATCGCACCATGTGGATTTCGACACCATGGCAGGTGCAGACAAGTTTGGGAATATCTACTTTGTGAGGCTGCCTCAGGATGTGTCGGAGGAGATTGAAGAAGACCCGACAGGCGGGAAGATCAAGTGGGAGCAAGGAAAGCTTAACGGAGCTCCGAACAAAGTGGACGAGATTGTGCAGTTCCACGTCGGGGACGTTGTGACGTGCCTCCAGAAAGCTTCGATGATCCCAGGTGGATCAGAATCAATCATGTATGGAACAGTGATGGGTAGCATCGGAGCATTGCATGCATTCACATCCCGTGATGATGTTGATTTCTTCTCTCATCTGGAGATGCACATGAGGCAGGAGTATCCTCCTCTCTGTGGGAGAGACCATATGGCTTACAGATCTGCCTATTTCCCAGTCAAG GATGTGATAGATGGAGATCTCTGCGAGCAGTTTCCAACACTTCCAATAGATTTGCAGAGGAAAATAGCAGATGAGTTGGATAGAACACCTGCTGAGATTCTCAAGAAGCTTGAAGATGCTAGGAACAAGATCATTTAG